A section of the Styela clava chromosome 9, kaStyClav1.hap1.2, whole genome shotgun sequence genome encodes:
- the LOC120338668 gene encoding serine/threonine-protein kinase 16-like, whose amino-acid sequence MGSSMSSLAACACGRNIITINNRRYFFQTNIGEGGFSYVDLIEGKKDGQFYALKRIICHDKKARDEALEEAEYCRQFHHDNIIPLVDHCVVDKGRLTEVWLLLPFHKRGTLWDEFQRFISKKEWIEGRRVLRIFYGICRAVEAFHTHKPSPLAHRDLKPANVLLTDEDVPVLMDLGSVAPARVEIKSFSQAQELQDLAAERCTMPYRAPELFQVNTHTIIDEKVDIWSLGCILYSLMCLEGPFDKAWLKKDSVHLAVQNRKLVYPDNHPFPQSFRNLVNELMVLEPETRPNIEWTISQVETLRNSQMDDS is encoded by the coding sequence ATGGGTTCTTCCATGAGCTCATTGGCTGCGTGTGCGTGCGGAAGGAACATTATAACAATAAATAATCGAAGATACTTTTTCCAAACTAACATTGGGGAGGGAGGCTTTAGTtatgttgatttgattgaagGAAAAAAAGACGGACAATTTTATGCTTTGAAACGGATTATCTGCCACGATAAAAAAGCTCGAGATGAGGCTTTAGAAGAAGCGGAGTATTGTAGACAATTTCATCACGATAATATAATTCCTCTTGTGGACCATTGTGTGGTTGATAAGGGCAGATTAACAGAAGTTTGGCTTTTGCTGCCGTTTCATAAACGAGGAACATTATGGGATGAATTCCAACGTTTTATTAGTAAAAAAGAATGGATTGAGGGAAGGAGAGTTTTGCGAATTTTTTATGGGATATGTAGAGCTGTGGAAGCGTTTCATACTCACAAACCCTCACCATTGGCACATCGGGATTTAAAGCCAGCTAATGTTTTACTAACCGATGAAGACGTACCTGTGTTAATGGATCTAGGATCTGTTGCACCTGCTAGAGTTGAAATCAAATCTTTTTCTCAGGCGCAAGAGTTACAAGATTTAGCCGCGGAACGATGTACAATGCCTTATAGAGCACCTGAACTGTTCCAGGTTAACACTCACACCATTATTGATGAGAAAGTTGACATTTGGTCACTTGGTTGTATTCTATACAGTCTTATGTGTCTTGAAGGCCCCTTCGATAAAGCTTGGTTAAAAAAGGATTCTGTTCATTTAGCTGTCCAAAACAGAAAGTTGGTCTATCCAGATAACCACCCTTTTCCTCAAAGTTTTCGAAATCTTGTTAATGAGCTTATGGTTCTTGAGCCAGAAACGAGGCCCAACATAGAGTGGACTATTTCTCAAGTTGAAACATTAAGAAATTCGCAAATGGATGATTCATAG